In one Nitrospira sp. genomic region, the following are encoded:
- a CDS encoding TonB-dependent siderophore receptor, with amino-acid sequence MTLRKEAVWVVFAMIACTGCIGPHVAPQATQDASAIATHAEPVAEPQEAPQAATSSTGPLVSVPPMIGAGSENTARQEDVPVVEVRPVVVASTRESYTVLNSTTATKSDTPIHETPASIQVVPRQVIEDQKTPRMKDALENISGVRPNQSIGSGNRFIIRGFPDLGKTYRNGLLATSPSGFPFEMDTANIESIEVLKGPASILYGRIEPGGMINVNTKRPLDAPHGALEQQFGSYNFYRTLWDVGGAITDSRSLSVRFSGGYQNSGSFREFNFIDRKVFNPSVTWRPTDKTTLTVDVEILKQDFRADSGIPVIGNRPAPVPISRSYGDPNTPVSFTNKTHIGFNLDHRFNESWKLTNRFLASFIDAESIWANPAPAFGNALRADGRTLDRNIFGQTSYVRTYATNLDLTGKFAVAGTQHTLLIGMDYTRAATDYGIYGNFTSGNPALAIDIFNPTYGIAPSLFTAARATTDRPGRNVSVFHEQWYGLYLQDQITLWKKLHLLVGGRYDWAEVARGTAGDFDQASANVDGVTRKDSRFNPRVGLLYDLTPWLAAYGNYVTSFGANNGVSSNNQPFPPQTGKQQEAGFKADLFDHRLNATLAFYHLTRNNLVTPDLASGDPLARIVVGEQRSQGVEFDMTGRVTESLSLIGSYAYTDTKVTKDNSGLQDKRLPGVPLHGGSLWMKYDFTELSGPVKGLSVGFGTYISGSRHGDIQNTFTLPGYVRLDGFAAYRWMMGPTRAIAQVTVRNLLNHEYYENADLNSNVAPRNGVYPGAPMTVFGSLRLEY; translated from the coding sequence ATGACTCTGCGCAAGGAGGCGGTCTGGGTCGTGTTTGCCATGATTGCGTGTACGGGTTGTATCGGGCCGCATGTGGCGCCGCAGGCAACACAAGACGCGTCTGCCATAGCGACGCATGCAGAGCCTGTTGCGGAGCCGCAAGAGGCGCCACAGGCAGCAACGTCTTCGACGGGGCCACTTGTCTCGGTCCCGCCCATGATTGGCGCCGGATCGGAGAACACCGCGCGGCAGGAAGATGTACCGGTGGTGGAGGTGCGTCCGGTGGTGGTGGCATCGACGCGGGAGTCCTACACCGTGTTGAACAGCACTACAGCGACGAAGAGCGATACGCCGATTCATGAGACACCGGCCAGCATTCAGGTGGTACCGCGGCAAGTGATCGAAGATCAAAAGACGCCGCGCATGAAGGATGCGTTGGAGAACATCAGCGGTGTCCGCCCGAATCAATCCATCGGGTCCGGCAACCGGTTCATCATTCGCGGTTTTCCGGATCTCGGGAAAACCTATCGCAATGGCCTGCTCGCCACGTCCCCGTCAGGATTCCCGTTTGAAATGGACACGGCCAATATCGAAAGCATTGAGGTGCTGAAGGGACCGGCCTCCATTCTCTACGGACGCATCGAGCCGGGCGGCATGATCAATGTCAACACGAAGCGGCCGTTGGACGCCCCTCACGGCGCCTTGGAACAACAATTCGGTTCCTACAATTTCTACCGCACCCTGTGGGACGTCGGCGGGGCCATCACCGACAGCAGGTCGCTGTCGGTCCGCTTTTCGGGGGGCTATCAGAACAGCGGGTCGTTCCGAGAGTTCAACTTCATCGATCGCAAGGTCTTCAATCCCAGCGTGACCTGGCGGCCGACGGACAAGACCACGCTGACTGTGGATGTGGAGATCTTGAAGCAGGACTTCCGTGCCGACAGCGGCATTCCGGTCATCGGGAATCGTCCGGCCCCCGTACCGATCAGTCGGTCGTACGGCGATCCGAATACGCCGGTGTCGTTCACGAACAAAACGCACATCGGTTTCAATCTCGACCATCGCTTCAATGAGTCGTGGAAGCTGACGAATCGCTTTCTTGCCAGCTTTATCGATGCGGAAAGTATTTGGGCGAATCCGGCGCCTGCGTTCGGGAATGCGCTACGAGCCGATGGGCGGACGCTGGATCGGAACATTTTCGGCCAGACGAGCTACGTGCGGACCTATGCCACGAATCTCGACCTGACCGGAAAATTTGCGGTGGCGGGTACGCAACATACGTTGTTGATCGGGATGGACTATACCAGGGCCGCCACCGACTACGGCATCTATGGCAATTTCACTTCCGGCAATCCGGCTCTCGCGATCGACATCTTCAATCCGACCTACGGCATCGCGCCAAGCCTGTTCACTGCCGCCCGCGCGACGACCGACCGACCTGGTCGAAACGTCAGCGTCTTCCATGAGCAATGGTATGGGCTCTATCTACAGGATCAGATTACTCTCTGGAAGAAGCTGCATCTGCTCGTGGGCGGTCGATATGACTGGGCCGAAGTGGCGCGAGGCACGGCCGGGGACTTCGATCAGGCGAGCGCCAATGTGGACGGGGTCACCAGGAAAGATTCGCGGTTTAACCCGCGCGTCGGTCTCCTCTACGACCTGACGCCTTGGCTGGCGGCGTACGGCAACTACGTGACGTCCTTCGGCGCCAATAACGGCGTCTCCTCCAACAATCAGCCGTTCCCTCCGCAGACCGGCAAACAGCAGGAAGCCGGCTTCAAGGCCGACCTGTTCGACCACCGCTTGAATGCCACGTTGGCCTTCTATCACTTGACCAGAAACAACCTGGTGACGCCGGATCTCGCGAGCGGCGACCCGCTGGCGAGGATCGTGGTGGGTGAGCAACGCAGCCAGGGCGTCGAATTCGACATGACCGGCCGTGTGACGGAGAGCCTCAGCCTGATCGGCAGCTACGCCTACACCGACACGAAGGTCACCAAGGACAATTCGGGCTTGCAGGACAAGCGGTTGCCCGGCGTACCGCTGCACGGCGGGAGCCTCTGGATGAAGTATGACTTTACCGAGCTGAGCGGGCCGGTCAAGGGACTGAGTGTGGGCTTCGGGACGTACATCTCCGGCTCCCGGCACGGCGACATTCAAAACACCTTCACGCTCCCCGGCTATGTGCGGCTCGACGGCTTCGCGGCCTATCGCTGGATGATGGGGCCGACGCGGGCGATTGCGCAGGTGACGGTCCGTAACCTGCTGAATCACGAGTATTACGAAAACGCCGACCTGAATTCGAACGTGGCCCCTCGTAACGGCGTCTATCCGGGCGCGCCGATGACGGTGTTCGGGTCGCTACGGTTGGAGTACTGA
- a CDS encoding PepSY domain-containing protein: MSSLKTVGRGGTKQGCSPRAWRNVWLRLHLYLGLSVGALLVAVGLTGSALVFMNELDAWLNPDLLTVAVPSEGRVVHRPMVEIVAAAERVVEANSRILAIMGPHSPEGVFSISFEQPDETQLRVFVDPYRAIVTNVRNFRTHRVIPPYLIDAIFQFHFTLLSGEIGQAIVAIGALLLLISIVTGLILWWPLTSQWRQAFAIRLPTNRVRFLFDAHKTFSLYTCLVLGAVLLSGVSMNLNKPFVRVTQWFSPATRDTPGRLVSGADAGRSPIGPVHAYEIATSRYPGEDLYGVFPPSTPIGVYLVSYRRVPGLSAFWSERWIAIDQYSGAILDVRAPDTRRTAGETFLAWQWPLHSGQAFGLPGRLAVFISGLACPVIYATGVLMWWRKRPKSPTRRNQRHRDANADPGHRPECADSYL, encoded by the coding sequence ATGTCCTCGTTGAAGACAGTAGGAAGAGGCGGGACTAAACAAGGCTGTTCGCCGCGTGCTTGGCGCAACGTATGGCTACGGCTGCACCTCTATCTCGGCCTCTCGGTTGGGGCGTTGTTGGTCGCTGTCGGTCTGACCGGCAGTGCGTTGGTGTTTATGAATGAGCTCGATGCCTGGCTCAATCCCGATCTGTTGACGGTGGCGGTTCCGTCCGAGGGCAGAGTCGTCCACCGGCCGATGGTGGAGATCGTCGCGGCGGCCGAGCGCGTCGTCGAGGCGAACAGTCGAATTCTGGCGATCATGGGGCCGCACAGTCCCGAAGGGGTCTTTTCCATTTCATTCGAACAGCCGGATGAAACCCAACTCCGTGTGTTTGTCGATCCTTATCGAGCCATCGTGACCAACGTGCGAAATTTTCGCACACACCGAGTGATACCACCCTATCTGATCGACGCCATCTTTCAGTTCCACTTTACATTGTTGTCCGGCGAGATCGGTCAGGCCATCGTGGCAATTGGTGCATTGCTGTTGCTTATCTCGATCGTCACGGGGCTCATTCTCTGGTGGCCGTTGACCAGCCAGTGGCGGCAGGCCTTCGCGATCCGGCTTCCGACGAATCGGGTGCGGTTCCTGTTTGACGCGCACAAGACTTTCTCGCTGTATACCTGCCTGGTGCTAGGCGCCGTGCTGCTGTCAGGCGTGTCCATGAACCTCAACAAGCCATTCGTGCGGGTCACGCAATGGTTCTCGCCGGCCACTCGAGATACCCCAGGGCGGCTCGTTTCCGGTGCTGATGCCGGCCGATCGCCGATCGGACCGGTCCACGCATATGAGATTGCCACGAGCCGGTATCCGGGTGAAGACCTCTACGGGGTCTTTCCCCCATCCACACCGATCGGCGTCTACCTCGTCAGCTACCGCCGTGTGCCGGGCCTGAGCGCGTTCTGGTCCGAGCGCTGGATCGCCATTGACCAATACAGCGGTGCGATTCTTGACGTCCGCGCACCGGATACGAGACGCACGGCCGGTGAAACGTTTCTCGCGTGGCAATGGCCGCTGCACTCGGGACAGGCGTTCGGGCTGCCGGGCCGTCTTGCGGTGTTTATCAGCGGCCTGGCCTGCCCGGTGATCTATGCGACCGGCGTACTGATGTGGTGGCGGAAGCGGCCTAAGTCCCCAACAAGAAGAAATCAACGGCATCGTGACGCAAATGCCGATCCGGGACACCGGCCCGAGTGCGCCGATTCTTACCTTTAG